A DNA window from Streptomyces canus contains the following coding sequences:
- a CDS encoding DUF1326 domain-containing protein, with product MSWTISGTYVAGCSCAVLCSCPYDGQPRDAKGGTECLGTAVFHVADGNLGDLDLSDVDFAFYNHFPSNLSSGNWKVGLVVDSAASDEQAEALDRILSGREGGPFGQLSQFYGEYLGMERARVSLTDGDRPGLTVEGRTELSYQPLTGPDGSSTKIKNAMFGFAPEFEVGTTTGRSNAFGLSYEASYGETADYVFSSEETEEAAHGRV from the coding sequence ATGTCGTGGACGATATCCGGCACTTATGTGGCCGGTTGCTCTTGTGCGGTGTTGTGCAGCTGTCCGTACGACGGTCAGCCGCGGGACGCCAAGGGCGGGACCGAATGTCTGGGCACGGCCGTGTTTCATGTGGCGGACGGGAATCTGGGCGATCTGGACCTGTCCGACGTGGACTTCGCGTTCTACAACCATTTCCCCTCCAATCTGTCCTCGGGCAACTGGAAGGTCGGGCTGGTCGTGGACAGCGCGGCCAGCGATGAGCAGGCCGAAGCCCTGGACCGCATCCTGTCCGGCCGGGAAGGCGGACCTTTCGGCCAGCTGTCGCAGTTCTACGGCGAGTACCTGGGCATGGAGCGGGCGAGGGTGTCCCTCACGGACGGGGACAGGCCCGGCCTCACCGTCGAGGGCAGGACGGAACTCTCCTACCAACCGCTCACCGGACCCGACGGCAGCTCGACAAAGATCAAGAACGCCATGTTCGGGTTCGCACCCGAATTCGAAGTCGGCACCACCACTGGTCGTTCCAACGCCTTCGGGCTGAGCTACGAGGCGTCGTACGGCGAGACCGCCGACTACGTCTTCAGCAGCGAGGAGACCGAAGAGGCCGCTCACGGGCGGGTCTGA
- a CDS encoding hemerythrin domain-containing protein, with protein MGHGGNVIQELTTDHREVDDLFAQIEALPGPDPQRRELADRLTMELIRHSVAEEEYLYPAVRRYVDGGDDLADKEIADHGEVERMLKELEGCQPGDGQFDTLILRLKNSVTAHVSDEENRLFPLLADVCSADALEELGEKVRSAKQHAPTRPHPSAPDTPPANKILAPGTGMVDRLRDMLTGRGKQD; from the coding sequence ATGGGACACGGCGGAAACGTCATCCAGGAACTGACTACGGACCACCGCGAGGTGGACGACCTCTTCGCGCAGATCGAAGCGCTGCCCGGTCCCGACCCGCAGCGGCGCGAACTGGCCGACCGGCTCACCATGGAGCTGATCCGGCACTCGGTGGCCGAGGAGGAGTACCTGTACCCGGCGGTGCGCCGGTACGTCGACGGGGGAGACGACCTCGCCGACAAGGAGATCGCCGACCACGGTGAAGTCGAGCGCATGCTGAAGGAGCTCGAAGGCTGCCAGCCCGGGGACGGGCAGTTCGACACGCTCATCCTGCGGCTGAAGAACTCCGTCACGGCGCACGTCAGCGACGAGGAGAACAGGCTGTTCCCCTTGCTGGCCGATGTCTGCTCCGCCGACGCGTTGGAGGAGCTCGGCGAGAAGGTCCGCTCGGCCAAGCAGCACGCTCCCACCCGCCCGCACCCGTCCGCGCCGGACACCCCGCCCGCGAACAAAATCCTCGCGCCCGGCACCGGCATGGTCGACCGCCTGCGCGACATGCTCACCGGCCGCGGAAAGCAGGACTGA
- a CDS encoding tyrosine-type recombinase/integrase, producing MDPNEHHGAAPEPEQPADRSPAQPHGEGRPDGGSPVAGLAGEFGAELVRAIRVGLAEVSSSAHGARRPSQLSWYAFATEYARAHWPGRAAKTRDEVSDALTAVTVAMLWDLPGRPGGQLLRRALRHWAFVVPGPGQGEMPVEDRLVLQWVAKASRPLVDLHDPVLARDVLESLRRKLDGGEAAVETMRRKRKVMVHALHYAVERGELGSHPLNKVRWRLPKPAVTVDPRVVANPHQARDLLDAVSYVGGYQRARGRRLVGFFAGMYYAGLRPEEAVAVALPDCRLPTTGWGRVILHRTRPQAGKRWTDSGENHDERGLKNRPAGETRVVPLPPHLVALWRDHVTTFGTADDGRLFFTEQGRVISYTTYHRVWHESRALALPPALTGTPLAKRPYDLRHSALSTWLCAGADPAEVAERAGNSVGVLLSRYARCLYDRQSINNQRIEGLLSAYDQPREPGQQDEE from the coding sequence ATGGACCCGAACGAGCACCACGGCGCCGCACCGGAGCCCGAACAGCCTGCAGACCGATCCCCGGCGCAGCCGCATGGTGAGGGACGGCCGGACGGAGGTAGCCCGGTCGCAGGCTTGGCGGGCGAGTTCGGCGCGGAGCTGGTGCGGGCCATCCGCGTGGGCCTGGCCGAGGTGAGCAGCTCCGCCCACGGGGCACGGCGGCCGTCGCAACTGAGCTGGTACGCCTTCGCGACCGAGTACGCGCGGGCCCACTGGCCGGGCAGGGCGGCGAAGACCCGGGACGAGGTCAGCGACGCGCTGACTGCCGTCACGGTGGCGATGCTGTGGGATCTTCCGGGGCGGCCGGGCGGGCAGCTGCTGCGCCGCGCTTTGCGGCACTGGGCGTTCGTCGTTCCCGGCCCGGGGCAGGGGGAGATGCCGGTGGAGGACCGGCTGGTGCTGCAGTGGGTGGCGAAGGCGTCCCGTCCCCTGGTGGATCTGCATGATCCGGTCCTGGCGCGTGATGTGCTGGAGTCGCTGCGCCGAAAGCTCGACGGTGGTGAGGCGGCGGTGGAGACGATGCGCCGCAAGCGCAAGGTGATGGTGCACGCGCTCCACTACGCCGTTGAGCGGGGCGAGTTGGGCAGCCACCCGCTGAACAAGGTGCGCTGGCGGTTGCCCAAGCCGGCGGTCACGGTGGACCCGCGAGTGGTGGCCAACCCCCACCAGGCCCGGGATCTGCTGGATGCCGTCTCCTACGTGGGCGGCTACCAACGGGCTCGCGGCCGTCGGCTGGTCGGGTTCTTCGCCGGCATGTATTACGCGGGCCTGCGTCCCGAGGAGGCGGTCGCGGTCGCGCTGCCGGACTGCCGCCTGCCCACCACCGGTTGGGGCCGGGTGATCCTGCACCGCACCCGGCCGCAGGCGGGCAAACGATGGACCGACAGCGGCGAGAACCACGACGAGCGCGGCCTGAAGAACCGTCCGGCGGGAGAGACACGAGTTGTGCCGCTCCCGCCGCATCTGGTGGCCCTGTGGAGAGATCACGTCACCACGTTCGGCACGGCCGACGACGGCCGGCTGTTCTTCACCGAGCAGGGCCGGGTCATCAGCTACACCACCTACCACCGGGTGTGGCACGAGAGCCGCGCTCTCGCCCTGCCGCCCGCGCTCACCGGCACCCCGCTCGCGAAGCGGCCCTATGACCTGAGGCACTCGGCGCTGTCCACCTGGCTGTGCGCGGGTGCCGACCCGGCGGAGGTCGCCGAGCGGGCGGGCAACAGCGTCGGGGTTCTGCTGAGCCGGTACGCGCGGTGCCTGTACGACCGGCAGTCCATCAACAACCAGCGCATCGAGGGGTTGTTGAGTGCGTATGACCAGCCACGCGAGCCCGGCCAGCAGGACGAGGAGTAG
- a CDS encoding DNA-binding protein yields the protein MSRSPAVPGGTLVLDSEGLAKAVLRDRTVTGWLALARADDLRVITSAATLVDVVHPRINRPALEWTLSRLVVEPVTEAIARHAAALLADAGLHGHKYAVDAMLGATALAAPGPVTVLTSNPEDLNSLCGGQATVIKV from the coding sequence GTGAGCCGTTCTCCCGCCGTCCCCGGCGGCACCCTCGTACTGGACAGCGAGGGACTGGCCAAGGCCGTCCTCCGCGACCGTACCGTCACCGGCTGGCTCGCTCTGGCCCGAGCCGACGATCTACGGGTGATCACCTCCGCGGCCACCCTGGTGGACGTCGTCCACCCGCGGATCAACCGCCCCGCGCTGGAGTGGACTCTGTCCCGCCTCGTCGTAGAGCCGGTCACCGAGGCCATCGCCCGTCACGCGGCCGCTCTCCTCGCCGACGCCGGCCTGCACGGCCACAAGTACGCCGTCGACGCCATGCTCGGCGCCACCGCCCTCGCCGCCCCCGGACCCGTCACCGTGCTCACATCGAACCCGGAGGATCTCAACTCACTGTGCGGTGGACAGGCCACCGTCATCAAGGTCTGA
- a CDS encoding DUF1326 domain-containing protein gives MTEQVTTGTRWRLAGDWFDVCKCAIPCPCTFAQTPTYGDCEGVLVWHIREGSFGDVRLDDLNVLMLGAFVGNVWAGTHTDAYAAVFLDERADEQQRGALGAIFGGEAGGWPAQFGAMLHPEMRGMDFAPIHVEIDEDLATWRAEIPGKVTATAEALTGPTTPDGARVQVHNAPGAEVGPGQVATWGRATVDRADAFGFSWERSGKSSKHFPFDWSGPD, from the coding sequence ATGACAGAGCAGGTCACCACCGGTACGCGCTGGCGCCTGGCCGGTGATTGGTTCGATGTGTGCAAGTGCGCCATACCGTGCCCCTGCACGTTTGCGCAGACCCCGACCTACGGCGACTGCGAAGGCGTGCTGGTCTGGCACATCCGGGAAGGAAGCTTCGGCGACGTGCGGCTCGACGATCTCAACGTCCTGATGCTCGGCGCCTTCGTGGGCAACGTCTGGGCCGGCACGCACACCGACGCGTACGCCGCGGTCTTCCTGGACGAGCGCGCCGACGAGCAGCAGCGCGGTGCACTCGGAGCGATCTTCGGCGGTGAGGCGGGCGGATGGCCTGCGCAGTTCGGGGCCATGCTCCACCCCGAGATGCGCGGCATGGACTTCGCCCCCATCCACGTCGAGATCGACGAGGACCTCGCCACCTGGCGAGCCGAGATCCCCGGCAAGGTCACGGCCACCGCCGAGGCACTCACCGGCCCGACGACGCCGGACGGCGCACGCGTCCAGGTCCACAACGCCCCGGGCGCCGAGGTCGGGCCGGGCCAGGTCGCCACCTGGGGACGGGCCACCGTCGACCGCGCCGACGCATTCGGCTTCTCCTGGGAACGCTCGGGGAAGTCGAGCAAACACTTCCCGTTCGACTGGAGCGGTCCTGACTGA
- a CDS encoding helix-turn-helix domain-containing protein: protein MNEKRAGRPRKPLPATLPPAFKRFALQLRRHADESAVTTRQLAARTHISLTAASRALNGERRIDARELDSFIDALGLNETQRASLVFLHQQAMDEAHGAQSHGREGAGTGPADILAELRQEAAISLREISHRLTVAGSPMAKSTVERILEDPNRSPLQALQVGTILIEALPEHVRGPAAEKLHRSYIGPAHNAAIYVMGQPGAGKSELLASLRSSMPVASEEAMASLARRLDLPVSELLAFRETAQADQIPGRPISEWSALELGVHRAAAPIGTGENEESELPPYIPRSHDELLADAVRDAAAGRSQMLVVTGNSTTGKTRACWEAIQSLSQQGWRLWHPFNPTPAEAAMDGIARVEPRTVVWLDDVERYLLAPELGERVAYAIGRLLRQLDRGPILVLGTIWPRNLDQLTASPAPNAPDLHEQARRLLSGRIIFVPDRFDPVALSSAKAQSAIRDPRLAEAVEQSGSDGRLTQYLASGPQLMNLFSMAMSASKAVLEAAMDACRLGISSPLPQSFLTEAAVGYLSDSAFAVLTEDWAEQVFAELTRPVTGGSSPLRRIRPRPTLRTPGSPPAHGAPVRSVGPTYRLADHLDLAGRRTRQFLCPPDSFWLAAYNHLTVPEDLEGLAEAADDRYRLQWAHHLRRRAAEVGDEGLLRLTRLREEAGDREQAEYFARAAAAAGYTSGLRELVRMREEAGDFESAEALARQAAESGDGLALAELAWTYEEQGDSANAEQLAQQAAAVGDTFALRELARMREVSGDITSAEALYRQAAVDFHDTPSLLRLAEMRQEAGDRNEARRFARAADSDDVLPLIDSARARQEEGDWEGAETLYRQAADAGNAFALEALARMREEAGDRSGAEALYRQTADAGLAWLVNPARRWPYGLNPDGAPTPPWGGAK from the coding sequence GTGAACGAGAAGCGCGCAGGGCGCCCTCGCAAGCCCCTTCCCGCCACCCTCCCGCCAGCCTTCAAGCGATTCGCTCTTCAACTACGCCGCCATGCCGACGAATCTGCCGTCACTACGCGCCAGTTGGCCGCGCGCACGCACATCAGCCTGACTGCCGCCTCACGCGCCCTGAACGGCGAACGCCGCATCGATGCGCGCGAGCTGGACAGCTTCATCGATGCGCTCGGACTGAACGAGACACAGCGCGCGTCCCTCGTCTTCCTCCACCAGCAGGCAATGGATGAAGCGCATGGGGCGCAATCGCACGGGCGCGAGGGCGCTGGCACGGGCCCTGCTGACATCCTGGCCGAGCTCCGTCAGGAGGCGGCAATCAGCCTCCGGGAGATCTCGCACCGCCTCACCGTGGCGGGCTCCCCCATGGCGAAGTCAACCGTTGAACGCATCCTCGAAGACCCTAACCGGTCTCCGCTACAGGCTCTCCAGGTGGGCACCATCCTCATCGAGGCTCTGCCGGAGCATGTACGCGGCCCAGCAGCCGAGAAGCTGCACCGGTCCTACATTGGCCCTGCTCACAACGCCGCCATCTACGTGATGGGCCAGCCTGGCGCGGGGAAGTCGGAGTTGCTGGCGTCACTTCGATCTAGCATGCCGGTGGCGTCCGAGGAGGCGATGGCCAGCCTCGCACGCAGGCTGGACCTGCCTGTCTCTGAGCTCTTGGCTTTCCGCGAGACTGCCCAGGCCGATCAGATCCCGGGTCGGCCGATCAGCGAATGGAGTGCTCTCGAGCTTGGGGTCCATCGCGCGGCGGCGCCGATCGGGACCGGTGAGAATGAAGAGTCCGAGCTCCCTCCATACATTCCGCGATCACACGATGAACTGCTCGCTGACGCGGTCCGCGACGCCGCAGCAGGCCGGAGCCAGATGCTGGTGGTGACCGGAAATTCCACCACCGGCAAAACGCGGGCGTGCTGGGAGGCAATCCAGTCACTGTCGCAACAAGGGTGGCGGCTGTGGCACCCCTTCAATCCCACTCCGGCCGAGGCGGCCATGGACGGTATCGCCCGAGTCGAGCCGCGGACAGTGGTGTGGCTCGACGATGTTGAGCGCTACCTACTGGCGCCCGAACTCGGCGAGCGGGTCGCGTACGCCATAGGGCGCTTGCTCCGCCAGCTCGACCGGGGACCGATCCTTGTCCTGGGCACCATTTGGCCAAGGAACCTGGACCAGCTAACGGCATCGCCTGCCCCCAACGCGCCCGACTTGCACGAACAGGCCAGACGGCTACTGTCCGGTCGGATCATCTTCGTCCCGGACCGTTTCGACCCGGTCGCGTTGAGCTCCGCAAAGGCCCAAAGCGCTATCAGGGATCCGCGCCTGGCCGAAGCTGTCGAGCAATCCGGTAGTGACGGCCGCCTTACGCAGTACCTTGCCAGCGGCCCCCAGCTCATGAACCTCTTCAGCATGGCGATGTCAGCCAGCAAGGCAGTGCTGGAGGCGGCGATGGATGCCTGCCGTCTCGGCATCAGTAGCCCACTGCCTCAGTCTTTTCTCACGGAAGCGGCGGTCGGCTACCTCAGTGACTCCGCGTTCGCCGTGCTTACCGAGGACTGGGCAGAGCAAGTCTTCGCCGAACTCACCCGTCCTGTCACCGGGGGATCGAGTCCGCTTCGGCGGATTCGGCCGCGCCCTACATTGCGTACGCCCGGATCCCCGCCTGCCCACGGTGCGCCCGTCCGGTCGGTCGGCCCAACCTACCGACTTGCGGACCACCTTGACCTGGCAGGCCGTAGAACCCGCCAGTTCCTGTGCCCGCCTGATTCCTTCTGGCTGGCCGCCTACAACCACCTCACGGTCCCGGAGGATCTCGAAGGCTTGGCTGAAGCAGCCGACGATCGCTATCGCCTGCAGTGGGCTCACCACCTGCGTCGCCGGGCTGCTGAAGTCGGCGACGAGGGCCTGCTGCGCCTCACCCGACTGCGTGAGGAGGCCGGGGACCGCGAGCAAGCCGAGTATTTCGCCCGTGCAGCCGCCGCGGCTGGCTACACATCCGGCCTGCGGGAACTGGTCCGGATGCGGGAAGAAGCGGGAGACTTCGAGAGCGCAGAGGCCCTCGCGCGGCAGGCCGCTGAATCCGGCGACGGCCTTGCTCTAGCCGAACTTGCTTGGACGTATGAGGAGCAAGGCGATTCCGCCAACGCCGAACAGCTTGCCCAGCAGGCGGCTGCCGTCGGCGACACCTTCGCCTTGCGGGAACTTGCCCGAATGAGAGAAGTCTCCGGAGACATCACCAGCGCCGAGGCCCTGTACCGCCAGGCGGCCGTGGACTTCCATGACACCCCATCCCTTCTCCGCCTCGCCGAGATGCGGCAGGAGGCTGGGGACCGGAACGAAGCGCGGCGCTTCGCGCGCGCCGCGGACAGCGATGATGTCCTCCCGCTAATTGATTCAGCTCGGGCGCGGCAGGAGGAAGGAGACTGGGAAGGCGCCGAGACGCTCTACCGCCAAGCGGCGGATGCAGGCAACGCTTTCGCCCTGGAGGCCCTCGCCCGTATGCGGGAAGAAGCGGGGGACCGAAGCGGCGCCGAAGCTCTCTACCGCCAGACGGCTGATGCCGGCTTGGCCTGGCTCGTCAATCCTGCACGCCGGTGGCCATACGGGCTGAATCCCGATGGCGCCCCTACACCTCCGTGGGGGGGAGCGAAGTGA
- a CDS encoding permease, whose protein sequence is MALARSLFRKGANFTAAMTFEIASTHLVIELGVIMALLRGWQCTAAELVGEPIMIVVLQGGKGSARRLFSRDGFTSLSHVFALLILPILSIYRKYYGARMAGFLLVTFFAAPAVAGHGVGFAFGARDSSPTRPMRGSPKRASPGTTRPGSTSPSCFWRQLCSYAPAHWRPCDAADDGRIPQAGEQGHEHAHTRHGHSH, encoded by the coding sequence GTGGCCCTCGCCCGGTCTCTCTTCCGCAAGGGCGCCAACTTCACCGCGGCGATGACCTTTGAGATCGCCTCCACCCACCTGGTCATCGAACTCGGCGTGATCATGGCGCTGTTGAGGGGATGGCAATGCACCGCCGCCGAGCTCGTCGGCGAGCCGATCATGATCGTCGTACTACAGGGCGGGAAGGGCTCCGCCCGCAGGCTGTTCTCCCGTGACGGCTTCACCTCGTTGTCGCACGTCTTCGCCCTGCTGATCCTTCCGATCCTGAGCATCTACCGGAAGTACTACGGCGCCCGCATGGCCGGCTTCCTGCTGGTGACCTTCTTCGCGGCGCCGGCCGTCGCGGGACATGGTGTCGGGTTCGCCTTCGGGGCCCGGGACTCATCCCCGACCAGGCCGATGCGAGGATCCCCGAAGAGGGCATCACCTGGCACTACACGACCTGGCTCAACATCACCTTCCTGCTTCTGGCGGCAACTCTGCTCGTACGCTCCTGCGCACTGGCGGCCCTGCGATGCTGCGGATGATGGGCGGATCCCCCAAGCCGGCGAACAGGGGCACGAGCACGCCCATACCCGCCATGGACACAGCCACTGA
- a CDS encoding DUF2182 domain-containing protein, translated as MRHSRTSAFVSARSPAPTGAGGGLLPKRDLAVAWFLVVLIAVPAWALTVGQARDMEVGPGTMGMALPLFLLLWVTMMAAMMLPSMAPVAITWVRGIGRQSSGWSRTGRTVEFVGGYLLVWTAFGLLAYAALALTGGLVDDHPTAGRWIGAVAFLLAGLYQLGPLKYVCLRHCRDPMSHLVHYAGFRQPARDLRVGVHHGAYCVGCCAGLMVVLVPLGVMNVAAMAGLAVVIFVEKLWSRGPLLGRIVGVVFLVLAVLAPFQDWLLPGLQGEMPSMDGM; from the coding sequence ATGCGTCACAGCCGGACTTCCGCCTTCGTATCCGCCCGGTCGCCCGCGCCGACCGGAGCGGGCGGCGGCCTGCTGCCGAAGCGGGACCTCGCAGTCGCATGGTTCCTGGTCGTCCTGATCGCGGTGCCCGCCTGGGCGCTGACGGTCGGGCAGGCCCGGGACATGGAGGTCGGGCCCGGCACGATGGGGATGGCGCTGCCGCTGTTCCTGCTGCTGTGGGTGACGATGATGGCGGCCATGATGCTGCCGTCCATGGCGCCAGTGGCCATCACGTGGGTGCGGGGAATCGGACGGCAGTCCTCCGGCTGGAGTCGGACCGGGCGCACCGTCGAGTTCGTGGGCGGGTATCTGCTGGTGTGGACCGCCTTCGGACTTCTCGCCTACGCGGCCCTGGCCCTTACCGGCGGACTGGTGGACGACCATCCGACCGCCGGGCGCTGGATCGGCGCCGTGGCCTTCCTGCTCGCGGGCCTCTATCAGCTGGGCCCCCTCAAATACGTCTGTCTGAGGCACTGCCGCGACCCCATGAGCCACCTGGTGCACTACGCCGGGTTCCGGCAGCCGGCCCGCGACCTTCGGGTGGGCGTCCATCACGGCGCCTACTGCGTCGGCTGCTGCGCGGGACTGATGGTCGTGCTGGTCCCGCTCGGCGTGATGAACGTTGCGGCGATGGCCGGACTGGCCGTGGTGATCTTCGTGGAGAAGCTGTGGTCCCGTGGCCCGCTGCTCGGCCGGATCGTGGGCGTCGTGTTTCTCGTGCTGGCTGTGCTCGCGCCGTTCCAGGACTGGCTGCTGCCGGGGCTGCAGGGGGAAATGCCCTCGATGGACGGCATGTGA
- a CDS encoding CopG family transcriptional regulator produces the protein MSEPTGKYSITMPRDIAEAAKARSGPSGLSAYVAAAVARQIERDNLNELIAVAEAEHGPVTDKEIQALRDQLHQARDDQAAGGANAA, from the coding sequence ATGAGTGAGCCTACCGGCAAGTACTCGATCACTATGCCACGCGACATCGCCGAAGCCGCCAAGGCCCGCAGCGGCCCCTCCGGGCTGTCCGCGTACGTCGCCGCAGCAGTCGCCCGCCAGATCGAACGCGACAACCTCAACGAGCTCATCGCCGTCGCCGAAGCCGAACACGGACCCGTCACCGACAAGGAGATCCAGGCCCTGCGCGACCAGCTCCACCAGGCCCGTGACGACCAGGCGGCGGGTGGAGCGAACGCCGCGTGA
- the nrtS gene encoding nitrate/nitrite transporter NrtS — MSAGEPPRLLATVFSAASVSRCVPIALLVGTLLSLVNQGAVIASGDATAATWLRVLFNYLVPFCVSSAGFFGCRRAAWRSARSRRAR; from the coding sequence ATGAGCGCAGGCGAGCCACCGCGACTCCTGGCGACGGTGTTCTCGGCGGCCTCGGTATCGAGGTGCGTGCCGATCGCCCTCCTTGTGGGCACCCTGCTCTCACTGGTCAACCAGGGCGCGGTGATCGCGTCCGGCGACGCCACGGCCGCGACCTGGTTGCGGGTGCTGTTCAACTACCTGGTGCCGTTCTGCGTGTCCAGCGCGGGCTTCTTCGGCTGTCGGCGGGCCGCCTGGCGGAGCGCACGGTCGCGGCGGGCCAGGTGA
- a CDS encoding SDR family oxidoreductase, whose product MTEHQHTQQDPTTQHPRPEFPAQDQPHPGWTGPMDPPPDHGEESYRGTGRLEGRKTVITGGDSGIGRAVALAFAREGADVLFTHLEEEADEARETSRLVEGAGRKAVAVSCDIREEDNCRALIERAVSEFGRIDVLVNNAAFQMSQPDGIEAITTEQFDRVMRTNLYGMFWLTKFALPHIPEGGSVINSTSVQAYKPSPHLLDYAMTKGAIVTFTQGLAQMLAERGIRVNAVAPGPVWTPLIPATLPDTVEFGKQSPLGRPAQPAELAPAYVYLASQEASFVTAEILNATGGTPLP is encoded by the coding sequence GTGACCGAGCACCAGCACACCCAGCAGGACCCGACGACGCAGCACCCGCGCCCGGAGTTTCCGGCGCAGGACCAGCCGCACCCTGGCTGGACCGGGCCGATGGACCCGCCGCCCGACCACGGCGAGGAGTCCTACCGCGGCACGGGTCGGCTGGAGGGCCGCAAAACCGTCATCACGGGCGGGGACTCCGGCATCGGGCGGGCGGTGGCGCTGGCCTTCGCCCGGGAAGGCGCCGACGTGCTGTTCACCCATCTGGAGGAGGAGGCGGACGAGGCGCGTGAGACGTCCCGTCTCGTCGAGGGCGCCGGCCGCAAGGCGGTCGCCGTCTCCTGCGACATCCGTGAGGAGGACAACTGCCGGGCGCTGATCGAGCGCGCGGTTTCCGAGTTCGGACGCATCGACGTGCTGGTGAACAACGCGGCGTTCCAGATGTCGCAGCCGGACGGCATCGAAGCCATCACGACCGAGCAGTTCGACCGGGTCATGCGCACCAACCTCTACGGGATGTTCTGGCTGACCAAGTTCGCCCTGCCGCACATCCCGGAGGGCGGCAGCGTCATCAACTCCACGTCCGTGCAGGCGTACAAGCCCAGTCCGCACCTGCTGGACTACGCGATGACGAAGGGCGCGATCGTGACCTTCACCCAGGGGCTGGCCCAGATGCTCGCGGAGCGCGGCATCCGCGTCAACGCGGTCGCGCCGGGCCCGGTGTGGACGCCACTGATCCCCGCCACGCTGCCCGACACCGTGGAGTTCGGCAAGCAGAGCCCGCTGGGCCGCCCGGCCCAGCCCGCGGAGCTGGCCCCGGCGTACGTCTACCTGGCCTCTCAGGAAGCGAGCTTCGTCACCGCGGAGATCCTCAACGCGACCGGTGGCACGCCCCTGCCGTGA